TTTCTGGTGAAACTTCTTCACCACCAACTCTAGATAGCATTTTTCGCAATGTATCTGAGTGATGTATTTTATAGAGTAATTTAGCTACACTGGGTAGTGTCATTTCTGAGCTTTTTAATGTCCGACCATTTAACCATTCTTGAGCAGTCAAAACATCCCCGTTCCCAATGCGCTTTGTCCATACAAGACGAGGGGTAATGCCTTCAACTGAAAGTGCAGCTAAAAAAGGAGAAGAATTCCGCTTCAAAAAAAGCTTTTCTTCAGCCTTGATCCCCATGTAAGCTTGACCTGTGTCTCCGCCTACAGGAAGTAATTTCCATCCTGTATCAATCTCAAAATCCATTGCAATCATTCCCTGTTATATAGTTAGAAAAACTAAATGTTTATTTTTATTCTCTGCTGATTAACTTTTTAAATAAGATTTTTCGTTTTAGTGTGACGAAAAACAAAACTTGTAGAGTCAAAAATGATAGACACCGATAAGATGTCTATCATCTATTCACTCCCTATTTTAGGTTGCTTCACTGAATACGTCAAGCGTATATACGTTCGATTTGTAATTTTTTTTTTAAATGCTTTATTTAGTGTCTTTTTTTGCAAAAAGTTTTAAACTTTCATTCAGTTTTTCATTTTATTTTAACTAAAGAACTTATCTTGATAGGTTGCAATTTAATTCTAACAAGGCAATTTTCAGTTTCTTAACACATCAACTTCAATATTTTTGCGTTTTTCACGGATTAAAAAGGTCAAAAGAAAACCTGCCAATGAAAATAAACCAACAACCATAAAGACAAACTGAAAACCTTTTAGAGAAGCTAGAATTGGACTTCCTAAGGCAACTGCGCTTTGGCTATTAGAAACCATCGTCATAATAACAACAAAAAGCGCTGTCCCCATTGATCCAGATAATTGTCTTTGTGTGTTAAACATGGCAGAAGCATGAGCGGCCATATCTAGAGGGACTGCGTTAAATGCTCCAGTTTGAAGTGGCATTAAAGTTAAAGATATCCCTAAAGAACGAATTAGCTGGATACTAACAATTAATGTTACACTAGAATTCAAATCTAAAAAGCCAATACAAAAAGTCATAATTGTAATTAAAAATAATCCAGTAATAGCTAGTTTTTTTCCACCGTATTTATCAAATAATCGCCCAGTTATTGGACTCATTACAGCAATCACAATCGAACCTGGTAATAAAATCATCCCGGATTTCATCGGTGACCAACCGCGGATAGATTGAAAATAAATTGGAAATAAAATAATTCCTCCGTACATTCCAGCTAGTATAATAAATGAAATAATCATATTTAAACGGAAACCGCGAATCTTAAAAACCTTAAAATTCAGTAATGGATGTTCTGAACGATTGCAACGAAGAACTAATAGAATCATGGAAACAATCCCAACTAAAATAGCACCTAAAACATTGATACTAAGGAAATCATGAGAAGAGGCATTGCTAAATCCAAATAACAAACCGCCAAATCCAAGTGTTGAATAGATAACACTTAACCAATCTAGCTTAGGTTTTCCAACCTCACTGACATTTTTCAAAACAAAAAAGGCAATGATAATATCAATTAAAGCAAATGGTAAAATAAAATAAAACAACATGCTCCAATGGTAATTTTGGACAACCCAACCAGAAAATGTAGGGCCAATCGCTGGGGCGAAATTCATTCCTAAACCAATTAATCCCATTGCTGCGCCTCTTTTTTCAATTGGAAACATGTACAAAATGACAATTGTTTGGAGCGGCAAAACAACTCCAGCCCCTACAGCTTGAACCATACGTCCTATGATTAAAACCCAGTAAACATCTGCAGTTGCTGCTATAGCTGTTCCAATAAAAAAGGTAATCATCGCAAATAGATACAATTGCCTTGTTGTAAAACGCTCAACTAAGTATGCTGTAATAGGGATCATAATACCGTTTATTAACATATAAGAAGTCGTCAACCATTGACCACTTGTTGCCGTGATTGAAAAATCATTCATAATGCTAGGTAAGGCCGTGCTTAATAACGTTTGATTCAAAATTGTAACGAAGGTTCCCATAATAATAACACCGAGTATCGTTACTATGTGGGAATTTTGATATTTTGTTTCCATAAATTTTCCCCCTATATCTTTTGTAACTCACGTCAAAAGACGCTGGACCCCATAATGGGACAGCGTCTTCACAACTAAATAATCGTATCATAAATTAATTCATTCAGCAATTATTTTGTTTTTTTAGCGAATTTTTCCACAAACTTCTTCCACTGCTGCTACATACAAATCCTGTAACTGCTTAACGATTGGTCCACGTTTACCGTCGCCAACCTTCACTCCATCTATCTCTACAACAGGCATTGCCTCAATTGTCGTACTTGATGAGAACACTTCATCTGCCGCTTTTAGCTGCTCTAAAGTAAATGCTTCTTCTTTTACTGGGATACCCGCTTCTCTAGCGACCTTTAAAAGAACAATTTTTGTAATCCCTGCTAGAATTAAATTCCCATCAGGATGTGTATAAATGGTACCATCTTTAACTATCCACATATTTGTTGAAGAACCCTCTGTTACGATTCCATCACGATGTTGGATTGCTTCTTCAGCACCTTTTTTATGCGCTTCATGTTTTGCCATAATGTTTCCTAATAAACTGATTGATTTAATATCACAATGTAACCAACGACAGTCTGGTATCGTAATCACAGGAATACCTGTGTCCATTTTAACTTGGTTTCTTGGCACTTTAGTTGCAGAAGCAGTAAATACCGCTGGCACCTTAGTTGGATCTGGGTAAGTATGGTCTCTAGGAATAGCGATTCCTCTTGTAACTTGGAAGTAAACATTGCCTGTTTCAATATCATTTGCAACTAACAGCTCATTTAATAATTCTTTTAACTTATTTTTAGTAAAAGGTAGAACGAGTTCAATTTTTTCTGCTCCCTTAAATAAACGGTCAATATGTTCATCTGCAGTGAAAAACACTCCATTGTAAGCACGGATTACTTCGTATAAACCATCCCCAAATTGGTATCCACGATCTTCCATATCAATTTCCACGTCTGATCGTTCTACGATTTTATCATTCCAAATTACTTTCATTCTAAGCCCCTCATTTCTTAACCTCTAAATTTTTTATTTTTCTGTTGCTATCATATCAAAATTTTTTAAGTGGTGCACTATATTTATCTGAAAATTCTAAATCTATAATAAATCTTAATCATTAAAAAAGTTAGGTTTTCTACTTTAGTGTAGAGAACCTAACTTCATATGAATTAATAAGCTCGTGATTTTTTCATTTTTTTAAGACGAATTGGCACATACACCTGAGTGAAAATAAATACAAAAGCCAAACAGCCAATAAAAATTAACAAACTTTCTGCAAGTGTCAGCGTGAATAAGCTCGTTATAAAGATAGCAATAGCCTGTCCACCTAACGCAACTGAAAATAATTTTTTAAGTGATTTACCTTTAGCTAACTCATTAACCGGATACAATCTAGTTAGAGCCATATTATCATAATGGAAATATAGAGGTAATAACTGGAAGCCTGTTAGATAAATAAATAAAATACTTAACAAAATCGCCATTATAAAACTATGACTGAAAATGATTAAAAGAACCACAATAACCGATAAACGCAGATATAATCCACTGTATTCCGTCCCTCTTAAAAATGTTCGCGCATATAAAAAACTAAATGTATTTTGGTGAACGGGTTGAATTCGTTGCAATAACACATCTAAATAACGGCGACGTTTTACTTTTCCCTTTAATGAAGGAATATCAGTAAATAAATTAATAAACTGATAGATACGATGCATCCTTTGTTCTTCATCTTGTACCATCATTTCCCATTGATAAATCGTCTCATTTTCTATTTTTTTGAAAATTGGTCCGCTAACAAATTGTAAAATAATCGCTAAACATGTCGCGAGAATTGGTGAAAAGAAGACTGCTAAAGCCACAATAAAAATAGCTATTCCTAATTTAATTAATTGCCATTTTAATCGTTCTTCTTTTCCACTTAGCTTTAAAGATAAAAGTTGAATATCTAAATCCCAATTTTTTAATAAAAGTAAAATTAAAGCAAAATAAGTCATATCAAAAAAATCAAACTCTGTTGTTGCAACTAAAAGTGGCATAACAAATGCCGTTAATAAAACAATTAAAAAAGTTGGCAATAATAAACTGTACGCTTTTGCTGCTTTTAAATAGCGAGGCAACTCTTTTTCTTTAGGTAGTAAAAAAACTGCATCAGGCGCCTCAATTAAGGTCGCTAATTTACCTATAAAAATAGAAGCCACAAAAATAAGTAACGCAATCCAACGTCCCCAAATAAAACTGGAATCTAATGTTTTTAATAAATTTGAATACCCTAAACTTAATGCACCAAAAATAAAGAAACAAACAATGACAAAATGATCATTTAACACATATTTTAAATAGCGGGCCATCTTCTTCTCGTGAAGCTTAAGTCTTTTTTTCCAAATTTCAAGCATCATCATTTAATTGATCCTCTTCTTTAGTTAAATGAATATAAATTTCATCTAACGTTGCTTCTGGCATTTGGAAGCTTGCCCGTAAATCTTCCAAAGTACCTTGCGCTTTAATTTCGCCATTATGCAGTAGTACAAATCCATCACACTGACGCTCAGCCGTCGCTAAAATATGAGTAGACATCAAAATTGAAGCCCCTTGTTCTTTCATCTCATTCATCAATTCTAATAACGCATTAATTCCCAATGGATCTAATCCTAAAAAAGGTTCATCAATAATATACAAACTAGGCTCCACTAAAAATGCACATAAAATCATGACTTTTTGTTTCATTCCTTTTGAAAAGTTAGCTGGAAACCAGTCTAGTTTATTGCTTAGACGAAAAGAGGTTAATAATTTTTCAGCACGTTGAAAAGCAATATCTTGCGGCACATCGTAGGCCATTGCCGTTAGTTCAATATGTTCTTTTAACGTTAATTCTTCATATAAAACTGGAGTTTCCGGGATAAAAGCAAATTTTTTGCGGTACCCTTCTGTATCTGCTGTCAATGTTAACTCATCAATTGTAATTGAGCCTTTTTGCGGGTTCATCAACCCTATAATATGTTTAATTGCTGTACTTTTACCAGCACCATTCAATCCAATTAACCCAATTAATTTTCCTTTTTCAACTTCAAAGGAGATATCTTTTAAAACAGGTACTTGACTATAGCCTCCTGTTAAATTCGTTACTTTTAAACTCATGGTGTTTTATGCCTCCTTAAATACATTTTATTTTAATAGTATAACATATGAAGTGAGAATGACGAACTTGCTTTTATGCACATATTGGAAATGAAATAAACGAAAGCCATTTTGATTAAAAAGACAATTTTTAATGAATGCTTTTTTTCATTAGTTAGCGTTTCACTTTCAGGTCTTTTTATGATACATTTAACCTAGTCATTTCATTAATATAAACGAAAGTAGGTAAATTTAAAAATGGAAGAATGCATATTTTGTAAAATTATTAACCGAGAAATTCCTAGCCATGTAGTTTATGAAGATGAGGATGTTCTAGCCTTCCTTGACATCACACAAGTCACCAAAGGTCATACACTTCTGATTCCAAAACTTCATGTCTCAGATATTTTTGAATACAATCAAGAATTAGCAGCAACGATTTTTTCTCGTTTGCCAAAAGTTGCTCGAGCGATTGAAAAATCGGATCCAGCAATTAAAGGCTTAAACATTGTTAATAATAATCGTGAAGTTGCCTACCAAACTGTTTTCCATTCTCATGTACATTTAATTCCGCGTTATGATACAAAAGATGACTTTTCTATGCGTTTTGGAAATCATATGGCCGATTATACACCTGATCAACTCAGTACTGTGGCACAATCAATTAAAAACGAATTGGAGGATTAATTATGGGACACTCATTTTTAAAAGGATTATTTATAGGCTCAATTGTAGGTGGAATAACAGCTTTATTAACAACACCTCGCTCTGGAAAAGAAAATCGAGATATTCTATTAAGTTATGTCGATGATACCACCGTTCTAGTTGATGATGTTTCAACTAGTGTTAACGCCTTAAAAGATGCAATCCAAACACTAACCACTGAAGGTTTAGAATTAGTTAATGAATTTTCCGAAGACATGACTGATACTGTGGAAGAATTTACCATGCAAAATCAGCCGCGTCTCCGCAGAATTGAAGAAAAAGCTCAAAAACTAACGACAGATTTGGAAGAAATTGCAGAGATATTTCCTGAAATGGCTGAAGAATCGAATCAAAATATCCAAGTACAAAATACTCCTTCTTAATACTCAATATATACCTGTTTATCTTATTGCTAAAATATGATTTTTTTATGACTTTATAATGAAAAATTCTATTTTAGTAGTTATTTACATCTGTTTTGTGATATATTGTTTACGTGGATAAAATGTTTTAATAAAATAGAAATGGACGTGTTATGATGAAAAAGTTTTTAGTATCATTTACAGTAGCAGCGGCATTGTTAACAATGGCTGGTTGTTCTAACAGCGGTAAAACAGTAGCCTCTACTACTTCTGGGAAAATTACCCAAGAGCAATTATATGATAAGATGAAAGATCAATACGGAACAACAGTTTTACAAACAATGCTTTTATCAAATGTATTAGAAGATCAATATGGTAGTAAAGTTGATAAAAAAGCTGTTGAAGCTGAGTACAATACACTTAAAGAACAATATGGCGATAGCTTTGAAGACGTATTGAAACAAAGTAATACAACTTCTAAAGCACTGAAAGAAAATATCCGTTCACAATTATTAATGGATGCTGCAATTGCTGACAATTCTAAATTTACAGATGCTGACTACAAACGTGCATTTGAAACTTGGACTCCAAAAATGACAGCTCAACATATCTTAGTTGCTGACGAAGCAACTGCTAAAGATTTGATTGCTAAAATCAATGCTGGTGAAGATTTTGATAAATTAGCAAAAGAAAACTCAACAGATACTGCTACTAAAGAAGATGGCGGAAAATTACCTGAGTTTGACTATACAAGTTCTCTAGGAACTGAATTTGCAACAGCCGCTTCTAAATTGAAAGATGGCGAAGTAAGCAAAGAGCCAGTTCAAAGCCAAAGTGGTTACCACATCATTAAAATGGTTAAAAACCCTGGCAAAGGCAAATGGGAAGATCATAAAAAAGAGTTGAAAACAATTCTAGTTACTGAAATTAGAAATGATCAAGCTAAATTGACACCTATTTTAGCTAAAGTAATCAAAAAAGCAAACGTTCAAATTAAAGATGAAGACTTGAAAGATGCTATGGCACCATTTACACAACCAGCAGCAACTTCTAGCTCTAGCGAATCTAAAAAATAAGAACACACTTAAGGAGGCTGGGACAAAAGTCCTCAGCCTCCTTTTATTATGACTAAAAAAAGAGAGATTTTAATCTTTCTCTAGATATGATATATTAATACTTATAAGTTCGATAAAAAAAGAAATGGATGTGTTTTAATGAAAAAATTAATAACTGCTGGTGCGATTATTTTAACATCGTTAACTTTGGCAAGTTGTTCCACTAATAATGATGTAGCTACAACAAAAGCTGGAAATATTACTAAAGAGGATTTATATGAAGCAATGAAAACCACTGCTGGCCCTTCTTCCCTACAACAGCTAATTATTTCTGATGTTTTAACAGAAAAGTTTGGCGATAAAGTAACAGATAAACAAGTAGATAAAGATTTTAACGCCCAAAAAGAACAGTATGGTGATCAATTTGCTGAGTTGCTTAAAAATTCAAACTATACAGAAGAAAGTTACAAAGAAGTTATCCGTATGAATTTACTCATTGAAGCAGCGGTTAAAGCAAATACTAAATTTACAGATGAAGACTACAAAACAGCTTGGGAAAGTTTCGTTCCTAAACTAACTGTTCAACATATTCTAGTAGCTGATGAAGCAACTGCTAAAGATTTAATTGCAAAAATTAATGCGGGGGAAGATTTTAGTACTCTTGCTAAAGAAAACTCTTTAGATACTGGATCAAAAGAAGATGGTGGAAAGTTACCTGAGTTTGACCACAACACTCCATACGATCCTTTGTTTATTGAAGCAGCTGCTAAACTAAAAGATGGTGAAGTGACACAAGAACCGGTTAACGGATCGAACGGCTACCATATTATCAAAATGATTAAAAACCCTGGTAAAGGTAAAATGGAAGATCATAAAAAAGATTTAGAAACGACAATGATTAAAGCACGCTTAACGGATGATGCTTATGTTCAATCTATTCTTTCTAAAATTATGCAAGATGCAAAAATTGAAATCAAAGATAAAGATTTGAAAGGTGCTATGGATACTTTCTTAAAACAAGATGATTCTTCAAAAGAAAGTTCAAAAGCAACAGATTCTTCAAAAAAATAATATCTAGCTAAATCTAACCAAAAAAAATTCCTTCTTAGCAAAATTAGCTAAGAAGGAATTTTTTTATTCTAGTAATTCAAGTTGTTCTTCACTCGTTACTTTAGTCATATTTGGTTTATAAAATGCACGATTGTCCATTCCAAATATTCG
This Carnobacterium maltaromaticum DSM 20342 DNA region includes the following protein-coding sequences:
- a CDS encoding MDR family MFS transporter, giving the protein METKYQNSHIVTILGVIIMGTFVTILNQTLLSTALPSIMNDFSITATSGQWLTTSYMLINGIMIPITAYLVERFTTRQLYLFAMITFFIGTAIAATADVYWVLIIGRMVQAVGAGVVLPLQTIVILYMFPIEKRGAAMGLIGLGMNFAPAIGPTFSGWVVQNYHWSMLFYFILPFALIDIIIAFFVLKNVSEVGKPKLDWLSVIYSTLGFGGLLFGFSNASSHDFLSINVLGAILVGIVSMILLVLRCNRSEHPLLNFKVFKIRGFRLNMIISFIILAGMYGGIILFPIYFQSIRGWSPMKSGMILLPGSIVIAVMSPITGRLFDKYGGKKLAITGLFLITIMTFCIGFLDLNSSVTLIVSIQLIRSLGISLTLMPLQTGAFNAVPLDMAAHASAMFNTQRQLSGSMGTALFVVIMTMVSNSQSAVALGSPILASLKGFQFVFMVVGLFSLAGFLLTFLIREKRKNIEVDVLRN
- the dat gene encoding D-amino-acid transaminase yields the protein MKVIWNDKIVERSDVEIDMEDRGYQFGDGLYEVIRAYNGVFFTADEHIDRLFKGAEKIELVLPFTKNKLKELLNELLVANDIETGNVYFQVTRGIAIPRDHTYPDPTKVPAVFTASATKVPRNQVKMDTGIPVITIPDCRWLHCDIKSISLLGNIMAKHEAHKKGAEEAIQHRDGIVTEGSSTNMWIVKDGTIYTHPDGNLILAGITKIVLLKVAREAGIPVKEEAFTLEQLKAADEVFSSSTTIEAMPVVEIDGVKVGDGKRGPIVKQLQDLYVAAVEEVCGKIR
- a CDS encoding ABC transporter permease gives rise to the protein MMMLEIWKKRLKLHEKKMARYLKYVLNDHFVIVCFFIFGALSLGYSNLLKTLDSSFIWGRWIALLIFVASIFIGKLATLIEAPDAVFLLPKEKELPRYLKAAKAYSLLLPTFLIVLLTAFVMPLLVATTEFDFFDMTYFALILLLLKNWDLDIQLLSLKLSGKEERLKWQLIKLGIAIFIVALAVFFSPILATCLAIILQFVSGPIFKKIENETIYQWEMMVQDEEQRMHRIYQFINLFTDIPSLKGKVKRRRYLDVLLQRIQPVHQNTFSFLYARTFLRGTEYSGLYLRLSVIVVLLIIFSHSFIMAILLSILFIYLTGFQLLPLYFHYDNMALTRLYPVNELAKGKSLKKLFSVALGGQAIAIFITSLFTLTLAESLLIFIGCLAFVFIFTQVYVPIRLKKMKKSRAY
- a CDS encoding ABC transporter ATP-binding protein, with the translated sequence MSLKVTNLTGGYSQVPVLKDISFEVEKGKLIGLIGLNGAGKSTAIKHIIGLMNPQKGSITIDELTLTADTEGYRKKFAFIPETPVLYEELTLKEHIELTAMAYDVPQDIAFQRAEKLLTSFRLSNKLDWFPANFSKGMKQKVMILCAFLVEPSLYIIDEPFLGLDPLGINALLELMNEMKEQGASILMSTHILATAERQCDGFVLLHNGEIKAQGTLEDLRASFQMPEATLDEIYIHLTKEEDQLNDDA
- a CDS encoding HIT family protein; the protein is MEECIFCKIINREIPSHVVYEDEDVLAFLDITQVTKGHTLLIPKLHVSDIFEYNQELAATIFSRLPKVARAIEKSDPAIKGLNIVNNNREVAYQTVFHSHVHLIPRYDTKDDFSMRFGNHMADYTPDQLSTVAQSIKNELED
- a CDS encoding YtxH domain-containing protein, with translation MGHSFLKGLFIGSIVGGITALLTTPRSGKENRDILLSYVDDTTVLVDDVSTSVNALKDAIQTLTTEGLELVNEFSEDMTDTVEEFTMQNQPRLRRIEEKAQKLTTDLEEIAEIFPEMAEESNQNIQVQNTPS
- a CDS encoding peptidylprolyl isomerase produces the protein MKKFLVSFTVAAALLTMAGCSNSGKTVASTTSGKITQEQLYDKMKDQYGTTVLQTMLLSNVLEDQYGSKVDKKAVEAEYNTLKEQYGDSFEDVLKQSNTTSKALKENIRSQLLMDAAIADNSKFTDADYKRAFETWTPKMTAQHILVADEATAKDLIAKINAGEDFDKLAKENSTDTATKEDGGKLPEFDYTSSLGTEFATAASKLKDGEVSKEPVQSQSGYHIIKMVKNPGKGKWEDHKKELKTILVTEIRNDQAKLTPILAKVIKKANVQIKDEDLKDAMAPFTQPAATSSSSESKK
- a CDS encoding peptidylprolyl isomerase encodes the protein MKKLITAGAIILTSLTLASCSTNNDVATTKAGNITKEDLYEAMKTTAGPSSLQQLIISDVLTEKFGDKVTDKQVDKDFNAQKEQYGDQFAELLKNSNYTEESYKEVIRMNLLIEAAVKANTKFTDEDYKTAWESFVPKLTVQHILVADEATAKDLIAKINAGEDFSTLAKENSLDTGSKEDGGKLPEFDHNTPYDPLFIEAAAKLKDGEVTQEPVNGSNGYHIIKMIKNPGKGKMEDHKKDLETTMIKARLTDDAYVQSILSKIMQDAKIEIKDKDLKGAMDTFLKQDDSSKESSKATDSSKK